From a single Sphingobium lignivorans genomic region:
- a CDS encoding MFS transporter, which produces MSNAVPHGVLYDRPMTSMQFVIVAICCLTNISDGVDIAALAFAAPVLVKDWGLRPAVLATLFGATAVGLAIGAFFVAQLADRFGRRPVTLVATGTIVLTMMLTALATSVPQLAALRFTTGLCLGTLAVTLNVMVSEFANARWRNISVAILHSGFSIGTMVGGLFAAVLLMPFGWQSMFIAAGTLNAIAFVLILFLLPESPSFIVSRRDGRTLGRLNGVLSRLGQSQVTEVPAVAVARGKAKVSALLAGARRNSTLLLWLSQFVFAVISYLLLNWKPTVLVNAGLSPAQAGIAGLVSGIAGIAGHMVAGYLSRDGREVRSTMIFLFMLCFALLWLGLQPPMVGGLILAASFTSFCNVGVFTGLLLIGLTHYPAAVRTASVAMLVGIARLGAISGPVFGGLLLELGLGRDGMFIVLASMALVPLIAMYFAMMGWRRAPAHEDVARVAA; this is translated from the coding sequence GTGAGTAACGCAGTTCCACACGGGGTGCTCTACGACCGGCCCATGACGTCCATGCAGTTCGTGATTGTCGCGATCTGCTGCCTGACCAATATCTCCGATGGCGTCGATATCGCGGCGCTCGCCTTCGCGGCGCCCGTGCTGGTCAAGGACTGGGGGCTGAGGCCGGCGGTTCTTGCAACGCTGTTTGGCGCGACTGCGGTGGGCCTCGCGATCGGGGCCTTCTTCGTTGCCCAGCTTGCCGACAGGTTCGGTCGCCGACCCGTGACGCTGGTCGCGACCGGCACGATCGTGCTGACGATGATGCTGACCGCGCTCGCCACAAGCGTGCCTCAGCTGGCGGCCCTGCGCTTCACCACTGGCCTGTGCCTCGGGACGCTGGCGGTGACTCTCAACGTGATGGTGTCCGAGTTCGCCAATGCGCGCTGGCGCAACATATCGGTGGCGATCCTGCATAGCGGCTTCTCCATCGGCACGATGGTCGGCGGACTATTTGCGGCTGTGTTGCTCATGCCCTTTGGCTGGCAATCCATGTTCATCGCCGCCGGAACGCTGAACGCGATCGCGTTCGTGCTCATTCTGTTTTTGCTCCCGGAGTCACCTTCCTTCATCGTTTCGCGGCGCGACGGCCGGACGCTCGGGCGCCTGAATGGCGTTCTCAGCCGTCTCGGACAGAGCCAGGTCACCGAGGTTCCTGCCGTGGCGGTGGCGCGGGGCAAGGCCAAGGTTTCCGCCCTGCTGGCGGGTGCCAGGCGCAATTCCACATTGCTGCTCTGGCTTTCGCAGTTCGTTTTCGCCGTCATCAGCTATCTTCTGCTCAACTGGAAGCCCACGGTACTCGTCAATGCCGGGCTCAGTCCGGCCCAGGCGGGGATCGCGGGGCTGGTCAGCGGGATAGCGGGCATCGCCGGCCATATGGTCGCGGGCTATCTGTCGCGCGATGGCCGCGAAGTGCGTTCGACGATGATTTTCCTCTTCATGCTGTGCTTCGCGCTGCTCTGGCTCGGCTTGCAGCCGCCAATGGTGGGCGGGCTCATCCTCGCGGCCTCCTTCACGTCCTTCTGCAATGTCGGCGTGTTCACGGGACTGCTGCTCATCGGCCTCACGCATTATCCCGCTGCGGTCCGGACGGCGAGCGTCGCGATGCTTGTCGGCATCGCACGGCTGGGCGCCATCAGCGGCCCGGTCTTTGGCGGCCTGCTGCTCGAACTCGGCCTTGGGCGCGATGGCATGTTCATCGTGCTGGCCAGCATGGCACTCGTCCCGTTGATCGCCATGTACTTCGCGATGATGGGCTGGAGAAGAGCGCCGGCGCATGAGGATGTCGCGCGGGTCGCCGCTTGA
- a CDS encoding TonB-dependent receptor domain-containing protein, translating into MIGNNENGRRSWCTRCALMSSATLAIGTLIASPAPAQETQPQDGEAAADQGLIVITGSRIKRDGFEDRVPATVMSAQAIQNLGRVNVGEVLTLIPQNAAFQSDTNAGPGVGSRASSNIGATYANLRGLNPFYGTRTLTLVDSRRFVPTSDSGAVDVNLIPSTLISRVETVTGGASAAYGSDAIAGVVNIILDRRFQGLKGQIDGGITERGDGETYHAALAAGTGFGGGRGHIVLSAEYQKNEEVGGCSRVRDWCADSWDVFLNSNVIVGGVTSGFNRPGTPTYGQPNYVIGRDSKLAYTTRTSVIRNAAPAAPAARNMMWNEDGTALVPFDAGLYSQASALGPRSGGDGASVYEEAYLRTPIERFALFGAASYDLTDTTELTLEASYGGRKARAMAITSGPTSTMQFRPDNAFLTPAVRALVGSNNFTVGTDVDDQVTNMNMADAKTFRAVLGVNGELGLGNWTWDAYYQYGRNTRFQSLSHVRVNSFFSFGIDAVIDPSTGDPICRAKLQGNPDAADCVPINLFGASNLSQEAIDYAWREAIEDFKYDQHVVAASIQGALFDGVGAGPFSAALGVEHRSDKGDVTHGDVPYYDQFGGSFGLDYAGKIRVTEGFLELNTPLLRNVPMGKFLELNGAIRHTATKSTDSLTDDSRSVGMTSWKLGGVYEPIEGLRFRATRSRDIRAAGFRELFEQQIPTDPSTTRGRVSNPFNSNAADATPILSGGNFALTPEKANTWTVGAVVSPTRNLRFSVDWFAIKITDAVTTPAGQQLVDTCFNLDVFCDRITFNPNVANRADITFVDARQINVGSFTSRGLDIELDYTTEFGSDSRVSFRLLGTYLYDMVIQAAPGSTPVNFAGQSGPAAPLGDFNPSPKLILNGTVTYDQGPFTGTLQGRYIGKGALNKTFIGPDDPDYDPTLPNSINDNTVASRFYLTLGLNVRLLSGDNGRQLEWFGTVDNLLDTDPPIAPGSTASVVQSSYPTNPAFFDTLGRRYRTGIRVRY; encoded by the coding sequence ATGATTGGGAACAATGAGAATGGTCGGCGGAGCTGGTGCACGCGGTGCGCGCTGATGTCATCTGCCACGCTGGCGATAGGGACCCTCATCGCCTCGCCCGCTCCGGCCCAGGAAACCCAGCCGCAGGACGGCGAAGCAGCCGCGGACCAGGGTCTCATCGTCATCACCGGCTCACGTATCAAGCGCGACGGGTTCGAGGATCGGGTGCCCGCGACGGTCATGTCGGCCCAGGCCATCCAGAATCTTGGCCGCGTCAATGTGGGCGAAGTCCTGACGCTCATCCCGCAGAACGCCGCCTTCCAGTCCGACACCAATGCCGGGCCCGGCGTCGGAAGTCGCGCCAGCTCCAATATCGGGGCGACCTATGCCAATCTGCGCGGCCTCAACCCGTTCTATGGCACCCGCACACTGACGCTGGTCGATTCCCGCCGGTTCGTCCCCACCTCGGACAGCGGCGCGGTCGACGTGAACCTGATCCCTTCCACGCTGATCTCACGCGTCGAGACGGTGACCGGCGGCGCATCCGCCGCTTATGGTTCGGATGCGATCGCCGGCGTGGTCAATATCATCCTCGATCGCCGGTTCCAGGGCCTGAAGGGGCAGATCGACGGCGGCATCACCGAGCGGGGCGACGGGGAAACCTATCACGCCGCGCTGGCCGCGGGCACCGGCTTTGGCGGAGGCCGCGGTCACATCGTGCTGAGCGCGGAATATCAGAAGAACGAGGAAGTCGGCGGCTGTTCCCGCGTCCGCGACTGGTGCGCCGACAGCTGGGACGTGTTCCTGAACAGCAATGTGATCGTCGGCGGCGTGACGTCCGGATTCAATCGGCCCGGCACGCCCACCTATGGCCAGCCCAATTATGTGATCGGCCGGGATTCCAAGCTCGCCTACACGACCAGGACCAGCGTGATCCGCAACGCGGCCCCCGCGGCGCCGGCCGCACGCAACATGATGTGGAACGAGGACGGCACCGCGCTGGTGCCGTTCGATGCCGGCCTGTATTCCCAGGCCAGCGCTCTGGGCCCGCGCAGCGGCGGCGACGGCGCATCGGTCTATGAGGAAGCCTATCTGCGCACGCCCATCGAGCGCTTCGCCCTGTTCGGCGCCGCCAGCTATGACCTGACGGACACGACCGAGCTGACCCTGGAAGCCTCTTATGGCGGACGCAAGGCGCGGGCGATGGCAATCACGTCGGGCCCCACCTCGACGATGCAGTTCCGGCCGGACAATGCCTTCCTCACGCCCGCCGTCCGGGCGCTGGTCGGTTCCAACAATTTCACCGTCGGCACGGACGTCGACGACCAGGTCACCAACATGAACATGGCGGACGCCAAGACCTTCCGTGCCGTTCTGGGCGTGAACGGCGAACTCGGCCTCGGAAACTGGACATGGGACGCTTATTATCAATATGGCCGAAACACGCGCTTCCAGTCGCTCAGCCATGTGCGCGTCAACAGCTTCTTCTCCTTCGGCATCGACGCGGTGATCGATCCGAGCACGGGCGACCCCATCTGCCGTGCCAAGCTGCAGGGCAACCCGGATGCCGCCGACTGCGTTCCGATCAACCTGTTCGGCGCCAGCAATCTCTCACAAGAGGCGATCGACTATGCCTGGCGGGAAGCGATCGAGGACTTCAAATATGACCAGCATGTCGTGGCAGCATCCATTCAGGGCGCCCTGTTCGACGGCGTGGGGGCAGGCCCGTTTTCCGCGGCGCTCGGTGTAGAGCATCGCTCGGACAAGGGCGACGTGACGCATGGCGACGTGCCTTATTATGACCAGTTCGGCGGCAGCTTCGGGCTGGACTATGCCGGCAAGATCAGGGTCACGGAAGGCTTCCTGGAACTCAACACGCCGCTGCTGCGCAACGTGCCGATGGGCAAGTTCCTGGAGCTGAACGGCGCCATACGCCACACCGCGACCAAGAGCACCGACAGCCTGACCGACGATTCGAGGTCGGTGGGCATGACGAGCTGGAAACTGGGCGGCGTCTACGAGCCCATCGAGGGCCTGCGGTTTCGCGCGACCCGCTCGCGGGATATCCGCGCTGCCGGTTTCCGCGAACTGTTCGAGCAGCAGATCCCGACCGATCCCTCCACGACGCGCGGTCGCGTGAGCAATCCGTTCAACAGCAACGCCGCCGATGCGACGCCGATCCTCTCCGGCGGCAACTTCGCGCTGACGCCGGAAAAGGCGAATACCTGGACGGTGGGCGCTGTCGTTTCGCCGACGCGGAACCTGCGCTTCTCGGTCGACTGGTTCGCAATCAAGATCACCGATGCCGTGACGACACCCGCCGGGCAGCAGCTCGTCGACACATGCTTCAATCTTGATGTGTTCTGCGACCGGATCACATTCAATCCGAATGTCGCGAACCGGGCGGACATCACTTTCGTGGATGCGCGCCAGATCAATGTCGGTTCGTTCACCTCGCGCGGCCTCGACATCGAGCTGGATTACACCACCGAGTTCGGCAGCGATTCCCGGGTCAGCTTCCGGCTGCTGGGCACTTATCTCTACGACATGGTCATCCAGGCCGCGCCGGGCTCCACGCCCGTCAACTTCGCGGGTCAGAGCGGCCCGGCCGCCCCCCTGGGTGATTTCAATCCTTCGCCCAAGCTGATCCTGAACGGCACGGTCACTTATGATCAGGGGCCGTTCACCGGCACGTTGCAAGGGCGCTATATCGGCAAGGGCGCGCTCAACAAGACCTTCATCGGGCCCGACGACCCCGACTATGATCCTACCCTGCCCAACTCGATCAACGACAACACCGTGGCCTCCCGCTTCTATCTCACGCTCGGCCTCAATGTCCGCCTGCTGTCCGGCGACAATGGCAGGCAGCTGGAATGGTTCGGCACCGTCGACAATCTGCTCGATACCGATCCGCCGATCGCGCCCGGGTCGACGGCGAGCGTGGTGCAGTCGAGCTACCCCACCAACCCTGCATTCTTCGACACGCTCGGCCGGCGTTACCGAACCGGCATCCGCGTGAGATACTGA
- a CDS encoding MFS transporter — translation MGADERSIDSVLERPEMGSYRWVLYALCGLLMGLEGYDAYIVANLAPFIARGLNISIPSMGFVFTAQAAGMAVGFYTISMLADRLGRRNIILIGSTLFGLLTLASTMAGHLEQFVIVRFLAFGALGGTIPNIVALLAEFMPEARRPRLLTWIFIAHGLGASAAGLFGPSFVQYHSWEAAFWAGGVLLLLFVPLLWLRLPESCRFLLIRNPSDPRIGEILRRIDPGFSFTPSTRFTTTEVKAEGLPLAGLFRDGRAPMTLLLWLAMGSALCATATISAWKPSFLHVLGGLETATATRMSAVSAFGAMVGPVMLTLLMKRIGVPLALALTLILGFVAMTMLALVAQINALGWVLSFAFGLLVIGAQAGLNSLAASSYPTSMRSTGIGWAGGIGRITSMIGPGLGGAMLAAGWGAWTIYTAIASPLVVAAVAMLLFYRLKAGTARRAPATAPA, via the coding sequence ATGGGCGCGGACGAACGGTCAATCGATTCAGTGCTGGAGCGCCCGGAAATGGGCAGCTATCGCTGGGTTCTCTACGCCCTTTGCGGCTTGCTGATGGGGCTGGAGGGTTATGACGCCTATATCGTCGCCAATCTGGCGCCCTTCATTGCACGCGGGCTGAATATCTCCATTCCCTCGATGGGCTTCGTGTTCACGGCGCAGGCGGCCGGCATGGCCGTGGGGTTCTACACCATCTCCATGCTTGCCGATCGCCTTGGACGGCGCAACATCATCCTCATAGGCTCGACGCTCTTCGGGCTGCTGACGCTGGCCTCGACGATGGCCGGACATCTTGAGCAGTTCGTGATCGTCCGTTTCCTGGCCTTCGGGGCGCTGGGCGGCACGATCCCCAACATCGTTGCGCTGCTGGCTGAGTTCATGCCGGAAGCGCGCCGCCCGCGCTTGCTGACCTGGATCTTCATCGCCCATGGGCTGGGCGCCTCGGCGGCGGGCCTGTTCGGCCCAAGCTTCGTGCAATATCATAGCTGGGAAGCGGCGTTCTGGGCGGGCGGCGTGCTATTGCTGCTGTTCGTGCCGCTCCTGTGGCTGCGGCTGCCGGAGTCCTGCCGTTTCCTGCTCATCCGCAATCCGAGTGATCCCCGCATCGGCGAGATACTGCGGCGCATCGACCCGGGCTTCAGCTTCACGCCGTCCACGCGCTTCACGACGACGGAGGTCAAGGCCGAAGGCCTGCCGCTGGCCGGCCTGTTCCGGGATGGACGCGCGCCGATGACATTGCTGCTCTGGCTGGCGATGGGCAGTGCCTTGTGCGCCACGGCGACCATTTCCGCCTGGAAGCCGAGCTTCCTGCATGTGCTGGGCGGCCTCGAAACCGCGACCGCGACGCGCATGTCCGCCGTCTCCGCTTTCGGTGCGATGGTGGGCCCGGTCATGCTCACGCTGCTGATGAAGCGGATCGGCGTGCCGCTTGCGCTCGCGCTCACGCTCATTCTCGGTTTCGTCGCGATGACAATGCTGGCGCTGGTGGCGCAGATCAATGCGCTGGGCTGGGTGCTCAGCTTCGCGTTCGGCCTGCTGGTGATCGGTGCGCAGGCGGGGCTCAACTCGCTCGCGGCCTCCAGCTATCCCACCTCGATGCGCTCGACGGGCATCGGCTGGGCCGGCGGCATCGGGCGCATCACCTCGATGATCGGACCGGGGCTGGGCGGCGCCATGCTGGCGGCCGGCTGGGGCGCCTGGACGATCTATACCGCGATTGCCTCGCCGCTGGTGGTGGCCGCCGTCGCGATGCTGCTCTTCTACCGGCTGAAGGCGGGCACGGCGAGGAGAGCGCCGGCTACGGCGCCGGCCTGA
- a CDS encoding Rieske 2Fe-2S domain-containing protein, whose product MLTKEQNDLLTQTGPGTPGGALLRRYWQPVALASEIPLGGDPLPIDILSEALVLFRDEDGRLGLLGRHCPHRGADLSYGRVEDGGLRCLYHGWLFDVGGKCLEQPAEPKGSTFKDKICQKSYPVVERGGAVFAYMGPGEPPLFPAYDFFAYPPEHVFARKLFKECNYLQANEGNYDPAHVGFLHRSSQMLNRSGLVFGDMRKFGRVDISDAAVDPFSVPALKVEDAPFGMRIFQVRDGGPDKTYLRVTTFGMPNFSVIAGPQGGDGHVGIWHVPINDHVHWRFGFTLRRDAPIAQARETDEFAPSIRPRDPQYFDGEFHHRQQLRNRYLQDRSTFADSYTGMGSHFSVHDAFATESQGSIQDRTQEHLGRTDLAIGAARRMMLRAIADVQEGRDPVGVVRSPSDNDFRDMISFDVLVENGSDYAEVVRAVADETGRTLA is encoded by the coding sequence ATGCTTACCAAGGAACAGAACGACCTGCTCACCCAGACCGGCCCCGGTACGCCGGGCGGCGCATTGCTGCGCCGCTACTGGCAACCGGTCGCGCTCGCCAGCGAGATTCCCCTGGGCGGAGACCCGCTCCCGATCGACATATTGAGCGAGGCGCTGGTGCTGTTTCGCGACGAGGATGGCCGGCTCGGGTTGCTCGGGCGGCACTGTCCCCATCGGGGGGCCGACTTGTCCTATGGCCGCGTCGAGGATGGCGGCTTGCGGTGCCTCTATCACGGCTGGCTGTTCGATGTCGGTGGCAAATGCCTTGAACAACCTGCGGAACCCAAGGGCTCCACCTTCAAGGACAAGATCTGCCAGAAGTCCTATCCGGTCGTCGAGCGGGGCGGCGCGGTCTTCGCCTATATGGGACCCGGCGAACCACCGCTTTTCCCGGCCTATGATTTCTTCGCCTATCCGCCCGAGCATGTCTTTGCCCGCAAGCTCTTCAAGGAGTGCAATTATCTCCAGGCGAACGAAGGCAATTACGATCCCGCGCATGTCGGCTTCCTGCATCGCTCCTCGCAGATGCTGAACAGGTCCGGCCTCGTCTTTGGCGACATGCGCAAGTTCGGCAGGGTGGACATATCGGACGCCGCCGTCGATCCTTTCTCCGTGCCGGCGCTCAAGGTCGAGGATGCCCCGTTCGGCATGCGCATCTTCCAGGTCCGCGATGGGGGGCCGGACAAAACCTATCTGCGCGTCACCACTTTCGGGATGCCCAATTTCTCGGTGATCGCCGGCCCGCAGGGCGGGGATGGTCATGTCGGCATCTGGCATGTGCCGATCAACGATCATGTGCATTGGCGCTTCGGCTTCACGCTGCGCCGCGACGCGCCCATCGCCCAGGCGCGGGAGACTGACGAGTTCGCCCCGTCGATCCGTCCGCGCGATCCCCAGTATTTCGATGGAGAGTTCCATCACCGGCAGCAATTGCGGAACCGCTATCTGCAGGATCGCAGCACATTTGCCGACAGCTATACCGGCATGGGCTCCCATTTCAGTGTCCACGATGCCTTCGCGACGGAATCGCAGGGGTCGATCCAGGACCGCACGCAGGAGCATCTCGGCCGGACCGATCTCGCGATCGGCGCGGCGCGGCGGATGATGCTGCGGGCGATCGCCGATGTGCAGGAAGGCAGGGATCCGGTCGGCGTCGTCCGCAGCCCTTCCGACAATGATTTCCGGGACATGATCTCGTTCGATGTGCTCGTCGAGAATGGCTCGGACTATGCCGAGGTGGTCCGCGCCGTCGCCGACGAGACCGGACGGACCCTGGCGTGA
- a CDS encoding alpha/beta hydrolase — MHILKGSSGLAAAVVALLAAPIALGAPSARKLPPGPAPIMIARQGSFAAGGTSIGDSANSSVCDHGYVEYQIPPTPRTVGLFLWHSSSTHVWQNRWDGGEGFQSIFLRKGFPVYLWDGPSVGRANLPCEEVKVTAPFGQDQRSFTSWRFGPAFGTWHPGIQFPVDDAEAWNQAIRGRYEEFDTVADIRRQAKAAAAALERTGPVVLVTNSAAGVRAMLTAIESDNVKAIVAYESVGLVLPDSEDKGEAAGPYGPIYVPAEQFRKLARIPIQLVWGDNLSQPRGPQMAIPANHRFVELIRQHGGNAEVLELASAGLKGNTHLPFADLNNVEVAKLLMGFLKRNGLVAHTRHAP, encoded by the coding sequence ATGCACATTCTGAAGGGATCATCGGGTCTGGCCGCGGCTGTGGTCGCGCTTCTCGCGGCACCCATTGCCCTCGGCGCGCCATCGGCCCGGAAGCTGCCCCCCGGGCCTGCGCCTATCATGATCGCGCGCCAGGGCTCGTTCGCAGCGGGCGGAACTTCGATCGGCGATTCGGCCAATTCCTCCGTCTGCGATCATGGCTATGTCGAATATCAGATCCCGCCCACGCCCCGGACCGTCGGACTGTTCCTCTGGCACAGTTCGAGCACGCATGTCTGGCAGAACCGCTGGGACGGCGGCGAGGGATTCCAGAGCATCTTCCTGCGCAAGGGCTTCCCGGTCTATCTCTGGGATGGCCCCAGCGTGGGACGTGCGAACCTGCCGTGCGAAGAGGTGAAGGTCACAGCGCCATTCGGGCAGGACCAGCGCAGCTTCACGTCCTGGCGCTTCGGCCCTGCATTCGGCACATGGCATCCGGGTATTCAGTTCCCGGTCGATGATGCCGAGGCATGGAATCAGGCCATCCGCGGCCGCTATGAGGAATTCGACACCGTCGCCGACATCAGGCGCCAGGCAAAGGCGGCAGCTGCAGCCCTGGAGCGGACCGGGCCTGTCGTGCTCGTCACGAATTCCGCAGCCGGCGTGCGCGCGATGTTGACCGCGATCGAAAGCGACAATGTAAAAGCGATCGTCGCTTATGAAAGCGTCGGCCTTGTCCTGCCGGACAGCGAAGACAAAGGGGAGGCGGCCGGACCTTATGGCCCGATCTATGTGCCTGCCGAGCAGTTCAGGAAACTCGCGCGGATTCCCATCCAGCTGGTGTGGGGCGACAATCTCTCGCAACCGCGAGGACCGCAGATGGCCATTCCTGCCAATCACCGGTTCGTCGAATTGATCCGGCAGCATGGGGGCAATGCCGAGGTGCTGGAACTCGCCAGCGCCGGTCTCAAGGGCAATACGCATCTTCCCTTCGCCGACCTCAACAATGTCGAGGTCGCGAAGCTGCTGATGGGCTTCCTCAAACGCAACGGCCTCGTCGCGCACACACGGCACGCACCATAA
- a CDS encoding NAD-dependent succinate-semialdehyde dehydrogenase — protein MYTDSQLFIDGEWRAGADGLVLPVVNPADGLRIGSVAKAERADLDRAADAAMRGFALWRDTPAHSRAETLRSAAVILRRDAEMSARLMSLEQGKPVAEALGEVLRGAEFIDWMAGEAQRAYGRVIPARGAGVLQLVTREPVGPVAAFTPWNFPINQAVRKIAGALAAGCSIIIKGPEETPASCAALVRAFEEAGTPAGVINLVFGTPAEISEYLIPHPAIRKVSFTGSTVVGKHLAALAGLHMKPVTMELGGHAPVIVCADADIPAAAQALAAFKTRTSGQSCISPTRLLIEAPVYGRFVDALLAAFEGVKMGDGGDPATTMGPMANPRRVDALEALVEDALAKGARLHIGGKRRGEAGNFFPPTVLAEAPVTSRIMNEEPFGPLLTVQPFETLESAITEANRLPYGLAAYVFTGSPAKARHLYSRIECGMLSVNHFGLGSAETPFGGVRDSGFGVEGGAEAIEPYLQTRFYTSLERFE, from the coding sequence ATGTATACTGACTCGCAACTTTTCATCGATGGCGAATGGAGAGCGGGCGCCGACGGCCTCGTCCTGCCCGTCGTCAATCCTGCCGATGGCTTGAGGATCGGTAGCGTCGCCAAGGCGGAGCGCGCCGATCTCGACCGTGCCGCCGATGCCGCCATGCGCGGCTTCGCGCTGTGGCGCGATACCCCGGCCCATAGCCGCGCGGAAACGCTTCGCAGCGCCGCGGTGATCCTGCGCCGCGATGCCGAGATGTCGGCGCGGCTGATGAGCCTGGAACAGGGCAAGCCGGTCGCGGAAGCGCTGGGCGAAGTGCTGAGAGGCGCGGAATTCATCGACTGGATGGCCGGCGAGGCACAACGCGCTTACGGCCGGGTCATTCCGGCGCGGGGCGCGGGTGTCCTGCAACTTGTCACGCGCGAACCGGTCGGCCCGGTCGCCGCCTTCACGCCCTGGAATTTCCCGATCAACCAGGCCGTCCGCAAGATCGCCGGGGCACTGGCTGCGGGTTGCTCGATCATCATCAAGGGCCCGGAAGAGACGCCCGCGTCCTGCGCCGCGCTGGTCCGTGCCTTCGAGGAAGCGGGCACGCCGGCGGGCGTGATCAATCTGGTGTTCGGGACGCCTGCGGAGATTTCCGAATATCTGATCCCGCATCCGGCCATCCGCAAGGTGTCGTTCACCGGGTCCACGGTGGTGGGCAAGCATCTGGCGGCTCTGGCCGGTCTCCACATGAAGCCCGTGACGATGGAACTGGGCGGGCACGCGCCGGTGATCGTCTGCGCGGATGCCGACATTCCCGCCGCTGCGCAGGCGCTGGCCGCCTTCAAGACCCGCACCTCCGGCCAGTCCTGCATCAGTCCCACACGCCTGCTCATCGAGGCACCGGTTTACGGACGGTTTGTCGACGCCCTGCTGGCGGCGTTCGAGGGCGTGAAGATGGGCGATGGCGGTGATCCGGCGACGACCATGGGCCCCATGGCCAATCCGCGCCGCGTAGACGCGCTCGAAGCCCTGGTGGAGGATGCGCTCGCGAAGGGCGCGCGCTTGCACATCGGCGGCAAGCGGCGCGGTGAGGCCGGCAACTTCTTCCCGCCCACCGTGCTTGCGGAAGCGCCGGTCACCTCCCGCATAATGAACGAGGAGCCGTTCGGTCCCTTGCTGACCGTGCAACCCTTCGAGACGCTGGAAAGCGCGATCACGGAAGCCAATCGCCTGCCCTATGGTCTCGCAGCCTATGTTTTCACGGGCTCTCCGGCCAAAGCCCGGCATCTCTATTCGCGGATCGAATGCGGCATGCTGTCTGTCAATCACTTCGGGCTGGGTTCTGCGGAAACGCCTTTCGGCGGGGTCCGCGATTCAGGCTTCGGGGTGGAAGGCGGCGCCGAAGCCATCGAGCCCTATCTCCAGACCCGGTTCTACACGAGCCTCGAGCGTTTCGAATAG
- a CDS encoding nuclear transport factor 2 family protein — translation MTDDERRGIEWECAQNTVRFYNRLDGARGAEAAALFAEDGVWYKMNSDDGHVGRTAIARYVDNVRQRGNPDVPEADRRVFHLVCNLEVQVIDATSAEVRANTVVIPGSRGSDGSAGWTQGVSAIFPTVELHKRTAEGWKIASKRTELAMRVRAPG, via the coding sequence ATGACCGACGATGAGCGCCGAGGGATCGAATGGGAATGCGCCCAGAACACCGTGCGCTTCTACAATCGCCTCGATGGCGCGCGAGGCGCCGAAGCCGCCGCCTTGTTCGCCGAGGACGGCGTCTGGTACAAGATGAACAGCGACGATGGCCATGTCGGCCGTACCGCGATCGCGCGATATGTGGATAATGTCCGCCAGCGAGGCAATCCGGACGTCCCGGAAGCGGATCGCAGGGTCTTCCATCTCGTCTGCAATCTCGAAGTGCAGGTGATCGACGCGACCAGTGCGGAGGTTCGCGCCAACACTGTCGTCATTCCCGGCAGCCGCGGCTCGGATGGGAGCGCCGGCTGGACGCAGGGGGTGAGCGCGATCTTCCCGACCGTCGAGCTCCACAAACGGACCGCCGAAGGATGGAAGATCGCATCCAAGCGCACCGAGCTGGCGATGCGCGTGAGAGCCCCCGGCTGA